A window from Physeter macrocephalus isolate SW-GA chromosome 11, ASM283717v5, whole genome shotgun sequence encodes these proteins:
- the LRRC57 gene encoding leucine-rich repeat-containing protein 57 produces MGNSALRAHVETAQKTGVFQLKDRGLTEFPSELQKLTSNLRTIDLSNNKIESLPPMIIGKFTLLRSLSLNNNKLTFLPDELCNLKKLETLSLNNNQLRELPSTFGQLSALKTLSLSGNQLRALPSQLCNLRHLDVVDLSKNQIRSIPDTVRELQVIELNLNQNQIAQISVKISCCPRLKVLRLEENCLELSMLPQSILSDSQICLLAVEGNLFEIKKLRELEGYDKYMERFTATKKKFA; encoded by the exons ATGGGAAACAGTGCCCTCCGCGCTCATGTGGAAACCGCGCAGAAAACTGGTGTTTTTCAGCTTAAGGACCGTGGGCTGACCGAG TTCCCCTCAGAGTTGCAGAAGCTGACAAGCAATCTCAGGACCATCGACTTGTCCAACAACAAGATCGAGAGTCTACCGCCTATGATTATAGGGAAGTTCACTCTGCTGAGGAGCCTGTCCTTGAACAACAACAAACTGA CTTTCCTTCCTGATGAGTTATGCAATCTGAAAAAACTAGAGACACTAAGCCTAAACAACAATCAGTTGAGAGAGCTGCCATCTACTTTTGGGCAACTATCTGCCCTTAAGACGCTGAGCCTCTCTGGGAACCAGCTGAGAGCACTACCATCCCAACTTTGTAACCTACGGCACCTGGATGTAGTGGATCTCTCCAAGAACCAAATTCGGAGCATACCTGACACAGTGCGGGAGCTTCAAGTCATCGAACTCAACCTCAACCAGAACCAG ATAGCTCAGATCTCAGTGAAGATATCTTGCTGTCCTCGCCTTAAAGTTCTTCGTTTGGAGGAGAATTGTCTTGAGCTCAGTATGCTTCCACAGAGCATCCTCAGTGATTCCCAGATCTGTCTGCTTGCTGTAGAAGGCAacctttttgaaataaagaaacttCGAGAACTGGAAGGCTATGATAAG TACATGGAGAGGTTCACAGCCACCAAGAAGAAGTTTGCATGA
- the SNAP23 gene encoding synaptosomal-associated protein 23 isoform X2, protein MDNLSAEEIQLRANQVTDESLESTRRILGFAIESQDAGIKTITTLDEQGEQLKRVEEGMDQINKDMREAEKTLTELNKCCGLCVCPCNRTKNFESSKAYKATWGDGGDNSPSNVVSKQPGRVTNGQPQQATTGAASGGYIKRITNDAREDEMEENLTQVGSILGNLKNMALDIGNEIEAQNRQIERITEKADTNKDRIDNANARAKKLIDS, encoded by the exons ATGGATAATCTGTCAGCAGAAGAAATTCAGCTGAGGGCTAACCAGGTTACTGATGAG TCTCTGGAAAGTACAAGGAGAATCCTGGGTTTCGCCATTGAG tCTCAGGATGCAGGAATCAAGACTATCACTACGCTGGATGAACAAGGGG AACAACTAAAACGCGTAGAAGAAGGCATGGACCAAATAAACAAAGAcatgagagaagcagagaagacTTTAACAGAACTAAACAAGTGCTGTGGCCTTTGTGTATGCCCCTGTAATAG GACAAAGAACTTTGAGTCTAGTAAAGCCTATAAGGCAACATGGGGAGACGGTGGAGACAACTCTCCTAGCAATGTAGTATCTAAGCAGCCAGGTCGAGTGACAAATGGTCAGCCTCAGCAAGCAACCACAGGAGCAGCCAGCGGCGGATACATTAAACG TATAACAAATGACGCCAGGGAAGACGAAATGGAAGAGAACCTGACTCAAGTGGGCAGTATCCtaggaaatctaaaaaacatgGCCCTGGACATAGGCAATGAGATTGAGGCTCAAAATCGACAAATAGAACGGATCACAGAAAAG gctGACACCAACAAAGATCGTATTGACAATGCCAATGCCAGGGCAAAGAAACTCATTGACAGCTAA
- the SNAP23 gene encoding synaptosomal-associated protein 23 isoform X1 has product MDNLSAEEIQLRANQVTDESLESTRRILGFAIESQDAGIKTITTLDEQGEQLKRVEEGMDQINKDMREAEKTLTELNKCCGLCVCPCNRFSDVGCFYETRTKNFESSKAYKATWGDGGDNSPSNVVSKQPGRVTNGQPQQATTGAASGGYIKRITNDAREDEMEENLTQVGSILGNLKNMALDIGNEIEAQNRQIERITEKADTNKDRIDNANARAKKLIDS; this is encoded by the exons ATGGATAATCTGTCAGCAGAAGAAATTCAGCTGAGGGCTAACCAGGTTACTGATGAG TCTCTGGAAAGTACAAGGAGAATCCTGGGTTTCGCCATTGAG tCTCAGGATGCAGGAATCAAGACTATCACTACGCTGGATGAACAAGGGG AACAACTAAAACGCGTAGAAGAAGGCATGGACCAAATAAACAAAGAcatgagagaagcagagaagacTTTAACAGAACTAAACAAGTGCTGTGGCCTTTGTGTATGCCCCTGTAATAG aTTCTCAGATGTTGGTTGTTTCTATGAAACCAG GACAAAGAACTTTGAGTCTAGTAAAGCCTATAAGGCAACATGGGGAGACGGTGGAGACAACTCTCCTAGCAATGTAGTATCTAAGCAGCCAGGTCGAGTGACAAATGGTCAGCCTCAGCAAGCAACCACAGGAGCAGCCAGCGGCGGATACATTAAACG TATAACAAATGACGCCAGGGAAGACGAAATGGAAGAGAACCTGACTCAAGTGGGCAGTATCCtaggaaatctaaaaaacatgGCCCTGGACATAGGCAATGAGATTGAGGCTCAAAATCGACAAATAGAACGGATCACAGAAAAG gctGACACCAACAAAGATCGTATTGACAATGCCAATGCCAGGGCAAAGAAACTCATTGACAGCTAA